From Micromonospora echinospora, one genomic window encodes:
- a CDS encoding TIGR03936 family radical SAM-associated protein, translated as MGTDIPRSTTINKKPQPEGGQAPVVQRVRIRYAKRGPLRFTSHRDFARAFERALRRAGVPIAFSQGFTPHPKISYASAAPTGVASEAEYLEIGLRAPVDPGELRTALDAALSPGLDVLDAVVAGGGSLADRIEASHWWIELPGVDPVTLHRAVDAFTAAEEVLVERMTKQGRRTFDARAAVLRIGVREPAETPSEVTGVPCAILELVVRQVTPSVRPDDVLSGLRVVADLEPPVSPRVTRLAQGTLTAQGAIADPLEADRDRATIVER; from the coding sequence ATGGGTACTGACATTCCGAGGAGCACGACGATCAACAAGAAACCACAGCCGGAGGGCGGGCAGGCGCCGGTCGTCCAGCGCGTCCGCATCCGGTACGCCAAGCGGGGACCGCTGCGGTTCACCTCGCACCGGGACTTCGCGCGGGCCTTCGAGCGGGCGCTGCGACGGGCCGGGGTGCCGATCGCCTTCTCCCAGGGCTTCACCCCACACCCGAAGATCTCGTACGCCAGCGCCGCCCCGACCGGCGTGGCCAGCGAGGCGGAATACCTGGAGATTGGCCTGCGCGCCCCGGTCGACCCGGGCGAGCTGCGTACCGCGCTGGACGCCGCGCTCTCACCCGGCCTCGACGTGCTCGACGCGGTGGTGGCCGGCGGCGGGAGCCTCGCCGACCGGATCGAGGCGTCCCACTGGTGGATCGAGCTGCCCGGGGTCGATCCGGTCACGCTGCACCGGGCGGTCGACGCCTTCACCGCCGCCGAGGAGGTGCTGGTCGAGCGGATGACGAAACAGGGACGGCGTACGTTCGACGCCCGCGCCGCGGTGCTCCGGATCGGGGTCCGCGAGCCGGCGGAGACGCCTTCCGAGGTCACCGGCGTGCCGTGTGCGATACTCGAACTGGTCGTTCGGCAGGTCACCCCGTCCGTTCGACCCGATGACGTCCTTTCCGGCCTCCGCGTGGTGGCCGACCTGGAGCCGCCGGTGTCGCCACGGGTGACCCGGCTGGCGCAGGGCACGTTGACCGCGCAGGGCGCGATCGCGGATCCGTTGGAGGCGGACCGCGACAGGGCAACCATCGTTGAGCGCTGA
- a CDS encoding TIGR03960 family B12-binding radical SAM protein, whose translation MSVPSTTPRPAVANSGDGSSSARPTPRRDLEPSVWPRLEPLLPQVTKPIQYVGGELGAVVKDWDAATVRWALMYPDAYEVGLPNQGVQILYEVLNELPDVLAERTYAVWPDLERLMRAQGVPQFTVDAHRSVRDFDVFGVSFSTELGYTNLLNAIDLAGIPLLAADRTDADPVIVAGGHAAFNPEPIADFVDAAVLGDGEEAVLEITTIVREWKAEGSPGGRDELLLRLARTESVYVPRFYDVDYLPDGRIQRVVPNRADVPFRVHKRTTMDLDAWPYPKKPLVPLAETVHERYAVEIFRGCTRGCRFCQAGMITRPVRERSITTVGQMVQQGLEFSGFHEVGLLSLSSADHSEIGDMCSGLAQQYEGTNVSLSLPSTRVDAFNIDLAQELSRNGRRTGLTFAPEGGSERIRRVINKMVSKEDLIRTVVTAYTNGWRQVKLYFMCGLPTEGDDDVLEIADMAHEVIRAGRAATGSKDIRCTVSIGGFVPKPHTPFQWAPMERPEVIDGRLKLLKQAINADRSLGRAIGFRYHDGEPSLIEGLLSRGDRRVGAVIRRVWENGGRFDGWSEHFSYQRWVDAAAEVLPTFGVDLDWYTTREREELEVLPWDHLDSGLDKDWLWQDWQDALSEYEQDDCRWTPCFDCGVCPSMDTEIQIGPTGRKLLPLTPITGDGLRVPSPAAQ comes from the coding sequence ATGAGCGTCCCGTCCACCACGCCGCGCCCCGCCGTGGCGAACTCTGGCGACGGCTCCAGCTCGGCGCGTCCGACGCCGCGCCGCGACCTGGAGCCGTCGGTCTGGCCCCGGCTGGAGCCGTTGCTGCCCCAGGTGACCAAACCCATCCAGTACGTCGGTGGTGAGTTGGGGGCGGTGGTCAAGGACTGGGACGCCGCGACGGTCCGCTGGGCCCTGATGTACCCCGACGCGTACGAGGTGGGCCTGCCCAACCAGGGCGTGCAGATCCTCTACGAGGTGCTCAACGAGCTGCCCGACGTGCTCGCCGAGCGGACGTACGCGGTCTGGCCGGACCTGGAGCGGCTGATGCGGGCGCAGGGCGTCCCGCAGTTCACCGTCGACGCGCACCGCTCGGTGCGCGACTTCGACGTGTTCGGCGTCTCGTTCTCCACCGAGCTGGGCTACACCAACCTGCTCAACGCGATCGACCTGGCCGGTATCCCGCTGCTCGCCGCCGACCGGACCGACGCCGACCCGGTGATCGTGGCCGGCGGGCACGCGGCGTTCAACCCGGAGCCGATCGCCGACTTCGTCGACGCCGCCGTGCTCGGTGACGGCGAGGAGGCGGTCCTGGAGATCACCACGATCGTCCGGGAGTGGAAGGCCGAGGGCTCGCCCGGCGGGCGGGACGAGCTGCTGCTCCGGCTGGCCCGCACCGAGAGCGTCTACGTGCCGCGCTTCTACGACGTGGACTACCTCCCGGACGGCCGGATCCAGCGGGTCGTGCCGAACCGGGCGGACGTGCCGTTCCGGGTGCACAAGCGCACGACGATGGACCTGGACGCCTGGCCGTACCCGAAGAAGCCGCTGGTGCCGCTCGCCGAGACGGTGCACGAGCGGTACGCGGTGGAGATCTTCCGGGGTTGCACCCGGGGCTGCCGGTTCTGCCAGGCCGGCATGATCACCCGCCCGGTCCGGGAACGGTCGATCACCACGGTCGGGCAGATGGTGCAGCAGGGGCTGGAGTTCTCCGGCTTCCACGAGGTGGGCCTGCTGTCGCTCTCCTCGGCCGACCACTCCGAGATCGGCGACATGTGCTCCGGCCTCGCCCAGCAGTACGAGGGCACGAACGTGTCGCTCTCGCTGCCGTCGACCCGGGTGGACGCGTTCAACATTGACCTGGCCCAGGAGCTGTCCCGCAACGGCCGACGGACCGGCCTGACCTTCGCCCCCGAGGGCGGGTCGGAGCGGATCCGGCGGGTCATCAACAAGATGGTCTCCAAGGAAGACCTGATCCGCACCGTGGTCACCGCGTACACCAACGGCTGGCGGCAGGTGAAGCTGTACTTCATGTGCGGCCTGCCCACCGAGGGCGACGACGACGTGCTCGAGATCGCGGACATGGCGCACGAGGTGATCCGGGCCGGCCGGGCGGCGACCGGTTCGAAGGACATCCGCTGCACGGTCTCCATCGGCGGGTTCGTGCCGAAGCCGCACACCCCGTTCCAGTGGGCGCCGATGGAGCGCCCGGAGGTCATCGACGGCCGGCTCAAGCTGCTCAAGCAGGCGATCAACGCGGACCGCTCGCTGGGCCGGGCGATCGGTTTCCGGTACCACGACGGCGAGCCGTCGCTGATCGAGGGCCTGCTCAGCCGGGGTGACCGGCGGGTCGGCGCGGTCATCCGGCGGGTCTGGGAGAACGGCGGCCGCTTCGACGGCTGGAGCGAGCACTTCTCCTACCAGCGCTGGGTGGACGCCGCCGCCGAGGTGCTGCCGACCTTCGGCGTCGACCTGGACTGGTACACCACCCGGGAGCGCGAGGAGCTGGAGGTCCTGCCCTGGGACCACCTCGACTCCGGCCTGGACAAGGACTGGCTCTGGCAGGACTGGCAGGACGCGCTCAGCGAGTACGAGCAGGACGACTGCCGGTGGACGCCCTGCTTCGACTGCGGCGTCTGCCCGTCCATGGACACCGAGATCCAGATCGGCCCGACCGGGCGCAAACTGCTCCCGCTCACCCCGATCACCGGTGACGGCCTGCGGGTACCCTCCCCGGCCGCCCAGTAG